The proteins below come from a single Papaver somniferum cultivar HN1 chromosome 11, ASM357369v1, whole genome shotgun sequence genomic window:
- the LOC113325298 gene encoding uncharacterized protein LOC113325298 encodes MTYTDDLAALQISITGVTDKLDVLIETITNFYVLDENTQNQKAAERLSRKEQERIDLADKLTTSLRTLFTEFFPPNHPNNGAAPPPPPPEDYLISCFIRSLKPHIRSVVKLLAPQTLDEAYTKAIHHEEAYAATKFVPRPPYRPPPFIGPSTPQLAQRQQPTFPQVNYEEPTTELAIHAVDSFSASEVNNPAEDDSKVEDVPFIYLNSLMGSPFPNIMRITGFSKANPITVLVDSGSTHNFINASFIKQCGYHIQSKDTSLRVTNNIFSIDFHVLDVSGCDAVLGVQWLRKLGPIQWDFEKLLMKFKYDGADIQLVGNNSSAMMVLDTAPMQKLLRKEVYGFFLQLIAVHNSTLITPSIENPAIKRLVSTFKDVFATPTSLPPTRLHDHRIPLLPDSAPVNVRPYRYSHFQKDEIEKIVLELKQVGFIRPSSSPFSSPVSMVRKKDGSWRMCVDYRALNKLTIKDLYPIPMVDELLDELHGVVIFTKLDLRSGYYQILLYGPDIPKTAFRTHDGHYEFLVMPFRLSNAPATFQRLMNHIFRPYLRKFFLVFLDDILIYSSNMQDHIKHLSLVSEILRKHQLFVKEPKCTFAQPSVGYLVHVISSEGVAVEQDKIDSLLKKDAFLWTEEATSSFRSLQHALTTTPVLILPDITKEFYLECDASGTCSGAVLMQTGRTIAYYSKALAGVTEIIQETNGDQELGDLIEELRHIP; translated from the exons ATGACTTATACCGATGATTTAGCTGCTTTACAAATTAGTATTACTGGTGTTACGGACAAGTTGGATGTTCTTATCGAAACTATCACCAACTTCTATGTTCTTGATGAGAATACGCAGAATCAGAAGGCAGCCGAAAGACTTTCGCgtaaagaacaagaaagaattGATCTTGCTGATAAGCTCACTACATCCTTGCGTACTCTATTTACAGAATTTTTCCCTCCCAATCATCCAAATAATGGCGCTGCACCTCCTCCACCACCTCCGG AAGATTATTTGATAAGTTGTTTTATTCGATCCCTTAAACCCCATATTCGGTCTGTGGTTAAACTGCTTGCACCACAAACCTTGGATGAGGCCTATACTAAGGCAATACATCATGAAGAAGCTTATGCTGCTACCAAGTTTGTTCCCAGACCGCCATATCGTCCACCTCCATTCATAGGTCCAAGTACACCTCAACTGGCTCAACGACAACAGCCAACTTTTCCTCAGG TTAACTATGAGGAACCTACAACAGAACTTGCCATACACGCTGTGGATTCTTTTTCTGCGTCTGAAGTTAATAATCCAGCGGAGGATGATTCTAAGGTTGAGGATGTTCCTTTTATTTATCTGAATTCACTCATGGGTTCTCCCTTTCCTAATATAATGCGTATTACAGGTTTTTCTAAAGCTAATCCAATTACAGTTCTAGTAGACTCTGGTTCTACTCACAATTTTATTAACGCATCGTTTATCAAACAATGTGGTTATCACATTCAATCCAAAGATACTTCTCTTCGTGTTACA AATAACATATTTTCAATTGATTTCCATGTCTTGGATGTTAGTGGATGCGACGCGGTTTTAGGGGTTCAATGGTTACGCAAGTTAGGACCTATTCAATGGGATTTTGAAAAATTATTAATGAAGTTTAAATATGACGGCGCAGACATTCAACTAGTTGGTAATAACTCTTCTGCAATGATGGTCTTGGATACTGCTCCCATGCAGAAATTGCTACGTAAAGAGGTTTATGGGTTCTTTCTACAATTAATTGCAGTACATAATTCTACATTAATTACTCCTTCAATTGAAAACCCTGCAATTAAGAGGTTGGTATCTACCTTTAAAGATGTGTTTGCAACACCAACTTCTCTTCCTCCGACAAGACTACATGATCATCGCATTCCATTACTACCAGATTCTGCTCCTGTTAATGTTCGTCCATATAGATATTCACATTttcaaaaggatgagattgaGAAGATTGTTTTGGAACTCAAGCAAGTTGGTTTCATACGTCCAAGTTCTAGTCCATTCTCTTCACCCGTATCAATGGTTCGTAAAAAAGATGGGTCATGGAGAATGTGTGTGGATTACAGGGCTTTAAACAAGTTGACAATTAAAGATCTTTATCCTATCCCTATGGTAGACGAATTGTTAGATGAACTTCACGGTGTTGTTATCTTCACTAAGCTTGATTTACGTTCTGGCTACTATCAAATACTTTTATATGGACCTGATATTCCTAAAACGGCATTTCGAACTCATGATGGTCACTATGAGTTTCTTGTCATGCCTTTTAGGCTCTCTAATGCGCCAGCTACATTCCAAAGATTGATGAATCATATATTCAGACCATATTTGAGGAAGTTTTTTCTCGTTTTTTTGGATGATATATTAATCTATAGCTCCAATATGCAAGATCACATTAAACACTTATCTTTGGTGTCTGAAATACTTCGTAAGCATCAGCTATTTGTTAAAGAACCAAAGTGCACTTTTGCACAACCATCAGTGGGATACCTTGTCCATGTCATCTCCTCTGAAGGAGTTGCAGTTGAGCAAGATAAGATTGACAGT CTGTTGAAAAAGGATGCATTCTTATGGACTGAGGAAGCTACTTCTTCTTTTCGATCATTGCAACATGCATTAACAACTACACCTGTTTTGATACTTCCTGACATTACAAAAGAATTTTATCTAGAATGTGATGCATCAGGAACTTGTTCGGGAGCTGTTTTAATGCAAACTGGTCGAACAATTGCTTATTATAGCAAAGCATTGGCAG GGGTTACTGAAATCATTCAAGAGACTAATGGTGATCAAGAATTAGGAGATTTAATTGAAGAGTTACGGCACATTCCTTAA